Proteins co-encoded in one Synechococcus elongatus PCC 6301 genomic window:
- a CDS encoding low-complexity tail membrane protein, giving the protein MSLSPRAEPFLWIHLAGLATVPLWAALFLFAIANPDPFLPPGFTALLAGILGIGSVLWMQLRRPFYIFSLAILALRPEALQEHQRKLLRWFLSGLNRILAITTAIGLGLLLIQLYRWLPIVQLQNPLAALDPFPAFLLAIVTVWVLSLFVQVPVSVAPLLWLSDTAIANTEPLAPGQVAQQFTILGLPLKGLLPAQWYGDQGLSEVSEANWSQPLVSPTPVETVAMTETEAVVQPEGAASPEESSTAVVTSPVDLVSEAVSSDVSSVSAIATSNPEDATTEETAEETAS; this is encoded by the coding sequence ATGTCGCTAAGTCCTCGTGCTGAACCCTTTCTCTGGATTCATCTAGCAGGACTGGCGACAGTGCCGTTATGGGCGGCTCTTTTTCTGTTTGCGATCGCCAATCCTGATCCCTTTCTGCCCCCAGGATTTACAGCGCTGCTGGCGGGGATCCTTGGGATTGGCTCTGTGCTGTGGATGCAGCTACGCCGGCCGTTCTATATCTTTTCCCTAGCGATTCTGGCCTTGCGACCCGAGGCTTTACAAGAGCATCAACGTAAACTATTGCGCTGGTTCCTCTCCGGTCTCAATCGCATTTTGGCGATCACCACGGCGATCGGACTGGGACTGCTGTTGATTCAGCTCTATCGCTGGCTGCCGATTGTGCAGCTGCAAAACCCACTGGCGGCGTTGGATCCCTTCCCTGCATTTCTACTGGCGATCGTGACCGTTTGGGTACTCAGCCTGTTTGTTCAGGTGCCGGTCAGTGTCGCGCCCTTGCTCTGGCTCTCAGATACCGCGATCGCGAACACGGAACCTCTCGCACCGGGGCAAGTTGCTCAGCAGTTCACAATTCTCGGTTTGCCCTTGAAAGGCCTGCTCCCTGCCCAGTGGTATGGCGATCAGGGCTTGTCTGAGGTCTCGGAAGCGAATTGGTCCCAACCACTCGTGAGTCCGACACCTGTTGAGACGGTGGCAATGACGGAGACGGAAGCCGTTGTTCAGCCCGAAGGAGCCGCTTCACCTGAAGAGTCATCAACTGCGGTCGTCACCTCTCCAGTCGATCTAGTTTCTGAGGCGGTCAGCTCAGACGTCAGCTCAGTCAGCGCGATCGCCACCTCCAATCCAGAAGATGCAACGACTGAGGAAACAGCTGAAGAGACTGCCTCCTGA
- a CDS encoding DUF3493 domain-containing protein translates to MSHLDPQQRARLQAEVVAPYRGLRRTFYAVFAASGAIGGFIFLLKAIAGESLATTLPNLALQLGVVALMVSLLRLEQKKSS, encoded by the coding sequence GTGTCTCATTTAGATCCCCAACAACGCGCTCGCCTACAGGCAGAGGTTGTTGCTCCCTATCGAGGCTTGCGCCGCACCTTCTACGCCGTTTTTGCGGCCTCGGGAGCGATCGGGGGATTCATTTTCTTGCTGAAGGCGATCGCCGGTGAATCTTTAGCTACTACTCTCCCCAACCTCGCCCTCCAACTGGGTGTTGTGGCTTTGATGGTCAGTCTCCTGCGGCTGGAGCAGAAGAAGTCTTCTTAG
- the infB gene encoding translation initiation factor IF-2, translated as MNNGKVRIYELSKELNLDNKDVLAVCDRLEIPYKSYSSTLSEEQVVQVRQVLAGAAPSEPVAAASAADSPKAERKQEIVSVRRPTPQAAGGAKPEIVGRPTASEKPQAERPNIVAPPRRPAAANEPAKAPIKPARPEKSAEKPEIVTPRPPAPAASAEPAKSPSRPAPAATPRPVAETKKPKPAAAELLRKPEIVRRSEAKPERTSEAPTPRPKIERRPEQTGPARPQLGQPVAGNGVSKPAKPVKPIELVAPPSRPKVAASASGVPAAASRVLPNKPQKPTAPGGPELKQRPKPAAPASGEDLAATVDVFQPVPPLELRRPTAPARPARPRKGWEEEEDERAAANRKAGNKAAAKAKRRQLIQDDDDDDLLTAEQELAAADALNLAMSLARPSKPKVPQAKPAVAVMPTKGRKPRRESARERQHRRRMEREQKPVRPELISLRSSMTVQELAQLMVVPETDIIKSLFFKGIAATVTQSLDVATIEQVAEEFGILVEQETEESGARKTTQMVEDADAESLQTLPPVVTAMGHVDHGKTTLLDAIRKTRVAAGEAGGITQHIGAYHVDVEHNGDQHQIVFLDTPGHEAFTAMRARGARVTDIAILVVAADDGVRPQTLEAISHAKAAEVPLIVAINKCDKEEAQPDRVKQELTEYGLVPEEWGGETVMVPVSAIKGENIDQLLEMILLVTEVEELVANPDRAARGTVIEAHLDKARGPVATLLVQNGTLRVGDVLVAGSVLGKVRAMVDDRGDRVEAATPSFAVEVLGLGDVPAAGDEFEVYSDEKSARAVATSRADEQRQSRLQQAMASRRVSLGTVSAQAQEGELKELNLILKADVQGSVEAILGSLEQLPQKQVQVRVLLAAPGEITETDVDLAAASGAVIVGFNTTLASGAKRAADEAGVDVRDYDIIYKLLEDIQAAMEGLLEPELVEEPLGQVEVRAVFSIGRGAVAGCYVQSGKAIRNCNIRVRRGSNLVYTGTLDSLKRMKEDVKEVNSGYECGIGLDSFSAWQEGDIIETYRMVTKRRTLEV; from the coding sequence ATGAACAATGGCAAGGTCAGAATTTACGAACTGTCGAAGGAGTTAAACCTCGACAACAAGGATGTGCTGGCCGTCTGCGATCGGTTGGAAATTCCCTATAAGAGCTACAGCAGTACGCTCAGTGAAGAGCAAGTCGTCCAAGTGCGCCAAGTTTTAGCTGGGGCGGCCCCATCAGAACCCGTGGCAGCGGCCTCTGCCGCTGATTCGCCCAAGGCAGAGCGCAAGCAGGAAATCGTGTCAGTTCGTCGCCCGACTCCCCAAGCAGCCGGCGGTGCTAAGCCGGAAATCGTGGGTCGTCCCACAGCGTCCGAGAAGCCTCAAGCGGAGCGCCCCAACATCGTGGCGCCGCCCCGTCGTCCGGCTGCTGCGAATGAGCCTGCCAAGGCACCCATCAAGCCTGCGCGTCCTGAAAAATCGGCTGAGAAGCCTGAAATTGTTACGCCTCGCCCCCCCGCTCCAGCCGCCAGTGCTGAGCCTGCCAAATCTCCGAGTCGTCCAGCGCCAGCTGCCACGCCGCGCCCGGTTGCCGAAACCAAGAAGCCAAAACCAGCAGCAGCCGAGCTTCTGCGCAAGCCAGAAATCGTGCGGCGCAGCGAGGCAAAACCGGAGCGCACCAGTGAAGCTCCAACGCCACGACCCAAAATTGAGCGTCGACCGGAGCAAACGGGTCCAGCAAGACCGCAGCTCGGTCAGCCAGTGGCTGGCAATGGCGTTAGTAAGCCTGCTAAGCCAGTCAAGCCGATTGAATTGGTTGCGCCGCCCTCACGTCCCAAAGTGGCTGCTAGTGCCAGCGGAGTGCCTGCCGCTGCCTCGCGGGTTCTGCCCAATAAGCCCCAGAAGCCCACAGCTCCCGGCGGCCCAGAGCTGAAGCAACGGCCCAAACCAGCAGCTCCTGCCAGCGGAGAAGACTTAGCGGCCACAGTGGATGTCTTCCAACCGGTACCGCCGTTGGAACTGCGTCGGCCGACAGCCCCAGCGCGTCCGGCTCGTCCCCGCAAAGGGTGGGAGGAAGAGGAAGACGAACGGGCAGCAGCGAACCGTAAGGCCGGTAACAAAGCGGCTGCGAAGGCGAAGCGTCGTCAGCTCATTCAAGATGATGACGATGATGATTTGCTGACGGCTGAGCAGGAGCTAGCAGCGGCGGACGCTTTGAACTTGGCGATGTCCTTGGCACGTCCGAGCAAGCCCAAAGTTCCTCAGGCCAAGCCAGCCGTCGCCGTGATGCCCACCAAAGGGCGGAAGCCTCGGCGGGAGTCGGCCCGTGAGCGGCAGCATCGTCGTCGGATGGAGCGGGAGCAAAAGCCAGTCCGTCCTGAGCTAATCAGTCTGCGATCGAGCATGACGGTGCAAGAGTTAGCGCAGCTGATGGTGGTGCCCGAAACAGACATCATCAAGTCCCTGTTCTTCAAGGGCATTGCAGCGACGGTGACTCAATCGCTGGATGTCGCCACGATTGAACAAGTGGCTGAAGAATTCGGCATTCTTGTGGAGCAAGAGACTGAGGAGTCCGGGGCTCGCAAAACGACCCAGATGGTTGAAGATGCCGACGCTGAAAGTCTACAGACTCTCCCGCCTGTCGTTACGGCTATGGGTCACGTGGACCACGGTAAAACCACTCTGCTTGATGCGATCCGGAAAACTCGGGTTGCTGCAGGTGAAGCTGGGGGCATTACCCAGCACATCGGTGCCTATCACGTTGATGTGGAACACAACGGCGATCAACATCAGATCGTCTTCTTGGATACGCCGGGCCACGAAGCCTTCACGGCCATGCGGGCACGGGGTGCTCGGGTCACCGACATTGCCATTTTGGTGGTAGCCGCTGATGATGGCGTCCGGCCTCAAACCCTAGAAGCCATCAGCCACGCCAAAGCGGCGGAAGTGCCCCTAATTGTCGCAATCAACAAGTGTGACAAGGAAGAAGCGCAGCCCGATCGCGTCAAACAAGAGCTGACGGAATACGGTTTGGTTCCGGAAGAGTGGGGTGGTGAAACGGTCATGGTGCCGGTCAGCGCCATCAAAGGCGAAAACATCGACCAGCTGCTGGAAATGATCCTGCTGGTGACTGAGGTTGAAGAACTGGTCGCCAACCCCGATCGCGCAGCGCGGGGCACAGTGATCGAAGCTCACCTTGACAAAGCTCGGGGGCCGGTGGCGACCCTCTTGGTCCAAAACGGCACCCTGCGCGTCGGTGATGTGCTCGTTGCTGGCTCTGTCCTCGGCAAAGTGCGAGCCATGGTTGATGATCGCGGCGATCGCGTCGAAGCGGCAACCCCATCCTTCGCCGTTGAGGTGCTGGGGCTCGGCGACGTGCCGGCTGCAGGCGATGAGTTTGAAGTCTACAGCGACGAGAAAAGTGCTCGGGCCGTGGCCACTAGCCGTGCTGACGAGCAACGTCAGTCTCGCCTCCAGCAGGCGATGGCTTCGCGCCGAGTCTCCCTGGGTACTGTGTCGGCGCAGGCTCAAGAAGGCGAGCTGAAGGAACTCAACCTAATTCTCAAGGCCGACGTTCAAGGTTCCGTGGAAGCCATCCTTGGCTCCTTAGAGCAACTACCGCAGAAGCAAGTCCAAGTGCGTGTTCTCTTGGCAGCACCGGGTGAAATCACTGAAACAGACGTCGACTTAGCGGCTGCTTCTGGTGCAGTGATCGTTGGCTTCAACACGACGCTGGCCAGCGGTGCGAAGCGGGCTGCCGATGAAGCGGGTGTGGATGTTCGGGACTACGACATCATCTACAAGCTGCTAGAAGATATCCAAGCGGCAATGGAAGGTCTGCTCGAACCCGAATTGGTCGAGGAGCCCCTGGGGCAAGTCGAGGTGCGAGCCGTCTTCTCGATTGGTCGCGGTGCTGTGGCTGGTTGCTATGTCCAGTCGGGCAAGGCGATTCGCAACTGCAACATTCGCGTCCGGCGCGGTTCCAACTTGGTCTACACCGGTACCTTGGATTCGCTGAAGCGGATGAAGGAAGACGTGAAGGAAGTCAACTCCGGCTACGAATGTGGGATTGGCCTCGACAGCTTCAGTGCTTGGCAAGAAGGTGACATCATCGAGACCTATCGAATGGTCACCAAGCGCCGCACCTTGGAAGTGTAG
- a CDS encoding YlxR family protein — MSRLPQGYRRCIACRRLAHRQEFWRVIRLASTGAIALDQGEGRSAYLCPTVACFNQGRRKNRLGRALRSAIPDSVWVALEARLSVTICPSLSEGSDG; from the coding sequence TTGAGTCGGCTGCCCCAAGGGTATCGACGCTGTATTGCTTGCCGGCGACTCGCTCACCGGCAGGAATTCTGGCGAGTTATTCGGCTGGCAAGTACCGGAGCGATCGCCCTCGATCAGGGTGAAGGGCGATCGGCCTATCTCTGTCCAACCGTGGCTTGCTTCAACCAGGGTCGCCGCAAAAATCGTCTGGGGCGAGCCCTGCGATCGGCGATTCCTGACTCCGTTTGGGTGGCCCTCGAAGCAAGGCTGAGTGTGACAATCTGCCCGAGCCTGTCAGAGGGCTCTGACGGATAG